From Solea senegalensis isolate Sse05_10M linkage group LG7, IFAPA_SoseM_1, whole genome shotgun sequence, a single genomic window includes:
- the LOC122772544 gene encoding liprin-alpha-1-like isoform X6 has product MMCEVMPTISEAEGPGGGGGSGHRGSGSPLQSDSEGHFESLMVSMLEERDRLLETLRETQENLGLTQGKLHEVSHERDSLQRQLNTALPQEFAALTKEVNLCREQLLEKEEEIAELKAERNNTRLLLEHLECLVSRHERSLRMTVVKRQAQSPAGVSSEVEVLKALKSLFEHHKALDEKVRERLRVALERCSMLEEQLTMSHKELVYLREQSSLKRGLADGTSEVNHNCENTPSTNGKRSSDGSLSQEDELRFGKVGELQDVVDRQSADLGQMKERMAAMVSRINELEEDLDTARKDLIKSEDMNTRLQRDLRESVAQKEDMEERITTLEKRYLAAQREATSVHDLNDKLENEVANKDSLYRQTEDRNRQLQEKLELAEQKLQQTIRKAETLPEVEAELAQRVAALTKAEERHGNVEERLRQLEAQLEEKNQELLRARQREKMNEEHNKRLSETVDKLLSESNERLQLHLKERMSALEDKNALIRELDHTKKLIEESHHEKEQLLIQIETMRAENEQGRSRSNSLLHGRSQLDSTPDFRYPVSASSLMDSNSDHYGSALVLRRPQKGRVAALRDEPSKRHVQTLNEQEWERMQQANVLANVAQAFESDMDASDLEEDRETIFSSVDLLSPGGQADAQTLALMLQEQLDAINNEIRMIQEEKENTAIRAEEIECRVGSGDSLGARFRSMGSIPPTLCGGSSLGGSPPGSGHSTPRRIPRSPNRELDRMGVMTLPSDLRKHRRKSAQDDKATIHCETSPPTTPRSMRLNRDAGHAASQEDIRDFRALAGLQDGQGSNPSSSNSSQDSLNKAAKKKSIKSSIGRLFGKKEKGRPSVPGKESPGLAGTPEAENSPKDGLGMGTLGGPAEKNRKLQKKHELLEEARMQGLPFAQWDGPTVVVWLELWVGMPAWYVAACRANVKSGAIMSALSDTEIQREIGISNPLHRLKLRLAIQEIMSLTSPSAPPTSRTSTGNVWVTHEEMESLAATPTTEDDEGSWAQTLAYGDMNHEWIGNEWLPSLGLPQYRSYFMESLVDARMLDHLTKKDLRGQLKMVDSFHRNSFQCGVMCLRRLNYDRKELERKREESQLEMRDVLVWSNERLISWVQAIGLKEYSSNLYESGVHGALLALDETFDYNTLALLLQIPTQNTQARATLEREFNSLMAIGTERRVEEDDDKNFRRAPSWRKKFRPKDMRGVSLGVSDTLPANFRVTSSSSAASPSTQPKRSPMDGSQSIQRLDTATVRTYSC; this is encoded by the exons GAGTTTGCTGCATTAACGAAAGAGGTGAACCTGTGCCGGGAACAGCTtctggagaaggaggaggagattgCAGAGCTGAAGGCTGAGAGAAACAACACACGG CTCCTTTTGGAGCACCTGGAGTGCCTGGTGTCTCGCCATGAGCGCAGTCTGAGGATGACAGTGGTGAAGAGGCAGGCTCAGTCTCCAGCAGGTGTCTCCAGCGAAGTGGAGGTCCTCAAAGCCCTTAAGTCACTTTTCGAACATCACAAAGCCCTCGATGAGAAG GTTAGAGAAAGACTACGTGTTGCCCTGGAAAGATGCAGCATGTTAGAGGAGCAGCTCACAATGTCGCATAAAGAA CTGGTGTACCTCAGGGAACAGAGCAGCCTGAAGAGAGGGCTGGCAGATGGAACCAGCGAGGTCAACCacaactgtgaaaacacaccaaGCACGAATGGCAAG CGGTCATCGGATGGTTCGCTGAGTCAGGAGGATGAGTTGAGGTTCGGGAAGGTTGGTGAGCTCCAGGATGTAGTGGACCGTCAGTCAGCTGATCTGGGCCAGATGAAAGAGCGAATGGCTGCCATGGTATCACGCATCAATGAGCTCGAGGAGGACCTGGACACGGCCCGTAAGGACCTCATCAAGTCTGAAGATATGAACACACGGCTACAGAGAGATTTGAGAGAG TCAGTTGCTCAAAAGGAAGACATGGAGGAGAGGATCACCACCCTGGAAAAGCGCTACCTGGCAGCTCAGCGGGAGGCCACTTCTGTCCATGACCTCAATGACAAGCTGGAGAATGAAGTGGCCAACAAGGATTCTCTTTACAGACAA ACTGAGGACCGAAACCGGCAGCTCCAGGAGAAGCTGGAGCTGGCCGAGCAGAAGCTGCAGCAGACCATTCGCAAGGCGGAGACTCTGCCTGAGGTGGAGGCGGAGCTTGCCCAGAGAGTAGCTGCCCTCACCAAG GCTGAGGAGCGCCATGGCAATGTAGAGGAGAGACTGAGGCAGCTGGAGgctcagctggaggagaagaacCAGGAACTGCTTAGG GCGCggcagagagagaagatgaatgAGGAGCACAACAAGCGCCTGTCAGAGACAGTGGACAAGCTCCTGTCGGAGTCTAATGAGAGGCTCCAGCTGCACCTCAAAGAGAGAATGTCTGCTCTGGAGGATAAG AATGCTCTGATAAGAGAACTGGACCACACCAAGAAGCTGATCGAGGAGTCTCACCATGAGAAG GAGCAGCTCCTAATTCAGATTGAGACTATGAGGGCAGAGAACGAGCAGGGTCGAAGCAGGAGCAACTCCTTGCTTCATGG TCGCTCTCAGCTGGACAGCACTCCAGACTTTAGGTATCCAGTGTCGGCCTCCTCGCTCATGGACAGTAACTCGGATCATTATGGCAGTGCTCTGGTGCTGAGGCGACCTCAAAAAGGACGAGTGGCAGCGCTGCGGGACGAGCCCTCAAAG CGACAT GTGCAGACTTTGAATGAGCAGGAGTGGGAGCGAATGCAGCAGGCCAACGTGCTGGCAAATGTGGCCCAGGCATTTGAGAGTGACATGGATGCCTCAGATCTGGAGGAGGATCGAGAGACCATTTTCAGCTCGGTGGACCTGCTGTCCCCTGGTGGCCAGGCTGATGCACAGACTCTTGCCTTAATGCTGCAGGAGCAGCTCGACGCCATCAACAATGAAATTAG AATGATtcaagaggagaaggagaacaCAGCAATCCGGGCAGAGGAAATTGAGTGCCGGGTTGGCAGTGGTGACAGTCTTGGAGCACGTTTCCGTTCCATGGGCTCCATCCCTCCAACACTTTGTGGGGGATCCTCATTGGGTGGCTCTCCACCAGGCTCTGGTCATTCCACTCCCAGACGAATTCCTCGCAGCCCCAACAGAGAGCTGGACCGCATGGGTGTCATGACCTTG CCTAGTGACCTGCGCAAGCATCGCAGGAAG TCTGCTCAGGACGACAAGGCCACCATCCACTGTGAGACATCCCCACCCACCACTCCACGCTCCATGCGTTTAAACAGAGACGCAGGTCATGCTGCCAGCCAAGAGGACATAAGAGATTTTCGAGC TCTAGCAGGCCTGCAGGATGGACAGGGCAGTAACCccagtagcagtaacagcagccaGGACTCCCTCAACAAAGCGGCCAAGAAGAAGAGCATCAAATCGTCTATTGGCCGCCTCTTTGGAAAGAAGGAGAAGGGCCGACCCAGTGTACCTGGCAAGGAATCGCCTGGTTTAG CTGGCACACCTGAGGCAGAGAACTCTCCTAAGGATGGTTTAGGAATGGGCACTCTAGGAGGCCCGGCCGAGAAGAACCGGAAGCTGCAGAAAAA GCATGAATTACTGGAAGAGGCTCGCATGCAGGGCTTGCCGTTCGCCCAGTGGGACGGACCAACTGTTGTGGTTTGGCTGGAG CTGTGGGTGGGTATGCCAGCCTGGTACGTGGCAGCGTGCCGTGCCAATGTCAAAAGCGGCGCCATCATGTCAGCGCTGTCGGACACAGAGATCCAAAGGGAGATAGGCATCAGCAACCCGCTTCATCGTCTGAAACTTCGCCTGGCTATCCAGGAAATCATGTCTCTCACTAGCCCATCTGCCCCGCCCACCTCAAGAACG AGCACAGGAAATGTTTGGGTCACACATGAAGAGATGGAAAGTTTGGCAGCCACGCCGACAACG GAGGATGACGAGGGCAGCTGGGCCCAG ACTTTGGCATATGGAGACATGAATCATGAGTGGATTGGTAACGAATGGCTACCCAGCCTCGGTTTACCACAGTACCGCTCCTACTTCATGGAGTCCCTAGTAGATGCCCGTATGCTTGACCACCTCACCAAGAAGGACCTCAGAGGACAGCTCAAGATGGTAGACAGCTTCCACAG GAATAGTTTTCAGTGTGGAGTGATGTGTCTGAGGAGGCTCAACTACGACAGGAAGGAGCTGGAGAGGAAGCGAGAGGAGTCTCAGCTAGAGATGAGAG ATGTGCTGGTGTGGAGTAATGAACGTTTGATTAGCTGGGTTCAGGCCATCGGACTTAAAGAGTACAGCAGCAACCTGTATGAGAGCGGAGTCCACGGGGCACTGCTCGCCCTTGATGAAACCTTTGACTACAACACCCTGGCTCTACTGTTACAGATTccaacacagaacacacag GCCAGAGCAACTCTTGAGCGTGAATTCAACAGTCTGATGGCCATTGGTACAGAGAGAAGAGTGGAAGAG GATGATGATAAGAACTTTCGCCGAGCTCCATCGTGGAGGAAGAAGTTCAGGCCCAAAGACATGAGGGGAGTCTCCTTGGGCGTGTCGGACACACTCCCTGCCAACTTCCGGgtgaccagcagcagcagcgcggcATCTCCCTCCACACAGCCAAAGAGGAGTCCAATGGATG
- the LOC122772544 gene encoding liprin-alpha-1-like isoform X12: MMCEVMPTISEAEGPGGGGGSGHRGSGSPLQSDSEGHFESLMVSMLEERDRLLETLRETQENLGLTQGKLHEVSHERDSLQRQLNTALPQEFAALTKEVNLCREQLLEKEEEIAELKAERNNTRLLLEHLECLVSRHERSLRMTVVKRQAQSPAGVSSEVEVLKALKSLFEHHKALDEKVRERLRVALERCSMLEEQLTMSHKELVYLREQSSLKRGLADGTSEVNHNCENTPSTNGKRSSDGSLSQEDELRFGKVGELQDVVDRQSADLGQMKERMAAMVSRINELEEDLDTARKDLIKSEDMNTRLQRDLRESVAQKEDMEERITTLEKRYLAAQREATSVHDLNDKLENEVANKDSLYRQTEDRNRQLQEKLELAEQKLQQTIRKAETLPEVEAELAQRVAALTKAEERHGNVEERLRQLEAQLEEKNQELLRARQREKMNEEHNKRLSETVDKLLSESNERLQLHLKERMSALEDKNALIRELDHTKKLIEESHHEKEQLLIQIETMRAENEQGRSRSNSLLHGRSQLDSTPDFRYPVSASSLMDSNSDHYGSALVLRRPQKGRVAALRDEPSKRHVQTLNEQEWERMQQANVLANVAQAFESDMDASDLEEDRETIFSSVDLLSPGGQADAQTLALMLQEQLDAINNEIRMIQEEKENTAIRAEEIECRVGSGDSLGARFRSMGSIPPTLCGGSSLGGSPPGSGHSTPRRIPRSPNRELDRMGVMTLPSDLRKHRRKSAQDDKATIHCETSPPTTPRSMRLNRDAGHAASQEDIRDFRALAGLQDGQGSNPSSSNSSQDSLNKAAKKKSIKSSIGRLFGKKEKGRPSVPGKESPGLAGTPEAENSPKDGLGMGTLGGPAEKNRKLQKNPKTGHELLEEARMQGLPFAQWDGPTVVVWLELWVGMPAWYVAACRANVKSGAIMSALSDTEIQREIGISNPLHRLKLRLAIQEIMSLTSPSAPPTSRTTLAYGDMNHEWIGNEWLPSLGLPQYRSYFMESLVDARMLDHLTKKDLRGQLKMVDSFHRNSFQCGVMCLRRLNYDRKELERKREESQLEMRDVLVWSNERLISWVQAIGLKEYSSNLYESGVHGALLALDETFDYNTLALLLQIPTQNTQARATLEREFNSLMAIGTERRVEEDDDKNFRRAPSWRKKFRPKDMRGVSLGVSDTLPANFRVTSSSSAASPSTQPKRSPMDGSHWSEDEGEFPAFKTRMMN; this comes from the exons GAGTTTGCTGCATTAACGAAAGAGGTGAACCTGTGCCGGGAACAGCTtctggagaaggaggaggagattgCAGAGCTGAAGGCTGAGAGAAACAACACACGG CTCCTTTTGGAGCACCTGGAGTGCCTGGTGTCTCGCCATGAGCGCAGTCTGAGGATGACAGTGGTGAAGAGGCAGGCTCAGTCTCCAGCAGGTGTCTCCAGCGAAGTGGAGGTCCTCAAAGCCCTTAAGTCACTTTTCGAACATCACAAAGCCCTCGATGAGAAG GTTAGAGAAAGACTACGTGTTGCCCTGGAAAGATGCAGCATGTTAGAGGAGCAGCTCACAATGTCGCATAAAGAA CTGGTGTACCTCAGGGAACAGAGCAGCCTGAAGAGAGGGCTGGCAGATGGAACCAGCGAGGTCAACCacaactgtgaaaacacaccaaGCACGAATGGCAAG CGGTCATCGGATGGTTCGCTGAGTCAGGAGGATGAGTTGAGGTTCGGGAAGGTTGGTGAGCTCCAGGATGTAGTGGACCGTCAGTCAGCTGATCTGGGCCAGATGAAAGAGCGAATGGCTGCCATGGTATCACGCATCAATGAGCTCGAGGAGGACCTGGACACGGCCCGTAAGGACCTCATCAAGTCTGAAGATATGAACACACGGCTACAGAGAGATTTGAGAGAG TCAGTTGCTCAAAAGGAAGACATGGAGGAGAGGATCACCACCCTGGAAAAGCGCTACCTGGCAGCTCAGCGGGAGGCCACTTCTGTCCATGACCTCAATGACAAGCTGGAGAATGAAGTGGCCAACAAGGATTCTCTTTACAGACAA ACTGAGGACCGAAACCGGCAGCTCCAGGAGAAGCTGGAGCTGGCCGAGCAGAAGCTGCAGCAGACCATTCGCAAGGCGGAGACTCTGCCTGAGGTGGAGGCGGAGCTTGCCCAGAGAGTAGCTGCCCTCACCAAG GCTGAGGAGCGCCATGGCAATGTAGAGGAGAGACTGAGGCAGCTGGAGgctcagctggaggagaagaacCAGGAACTGCTTAGG GCGCggcagagagagaagatgaatgAGGAGCACAACAAGCGCCTGTCAGAGACAGTGGACAAGCTCCTGTCGGAGTCTAATGAGAGGCTCCAGCTGCACCTCAAAGAGAGAATGTCTGCTCTGGAGGATAAG AATGCTCTGATAAGAGAACTGGACCACACCAAGAAGCTGATCGAGGAGTCTCACCATGAGAAG GAGCAGCTCCTAATTCAGATTGAGACTATGAGGGCAGAGAACGAGCAGGGTCGAAGCAGGAGCAACTCCTTGCTTCATGG TCGCTCTCAGCTGGACAGCACTCCAGACTTTAGGTATCCAGTGTCGGCCTCCTCGCTCATGGACAGTAACTCGGATCATTATGGCAGTGCTCTGGTGCTGAGGCGACCTCAAAAAGGACGAGTGGCAGCGCTGCGGGACGAGCCCTCAAAG CGACAT GTGCAGACTTTGAATGAGCAGGAGTGGGAGCGAATGCAGCAGGCCAACGTGCTGGCAAATGTGGCCCAGGCATTTGAGAGTGACATGGATGCCTCAGATCTGGAGGAGGATCGAGAGACCATTTTCAGCTCGGTGGACCTGCTGTCCCCTGGTGGCCAGGCTGATGCACAGACTCTTGCCTTAATGCTGCAGGAGCAGCTCGACGCCATCAACAATGAAATTAG AATGATtcaagaggagaaggagaacaCAGCAATCCGGGCAGAGGAAATTGAGTGCCGGGTTGGCAGTGGTGACAGTCTTGGAGCACGTTTCCGTTCCATGGGCTCCATCCCTCCAACACTTTGTGGGGGATCCTCATTGGGTGGCTCTCCACCAGGCTCTGGTCATTCCACTCCCAGACGAATTCCTCGCAGCCCCAACAGAGAGCTGGACCGCATGGGTGTCATGACCTTG CCTAGTGACCTGCGCAAGCATCGCAGGAAG TCTGCTCAGGACGACAAGGCCACCATCCACTGTGAGACATCCCCACCCACCACTCCACGCTCCATGCGTTTAAACAGAGACGCAGGTCATGCTGCCAGCCAAGAGGACATAAGAGATTTTCGAGC TCTAGCAGGCCTGCAGGATGGACAGGGCAGTAACCccagtagcagtaacagcagccaGGACTCCCTCAACAAAGCGGCCAAGAAGAAGAGCATCAAATCGTCTATTGGCCGCCTCTTTGGAAAGAAGGAGAAGGGCCGACCCAGTGTACCTGGCAAGGAATCGCCTGGTTTAG CTGGCACACCTGAGGCAGAGAACTCTCCTAAGGATGGTTTAGGAATGGGCACTCTAGGAGGCCCGGCCGAGAAGAACCGGAAGCTGCAGAAAAA TCCAAAGACAGG GCATGAATTACTGGAAGAGGCTCGCATGCAGGGCTTGCCGTTCGCCCAGTGGGACGGACCAACTGTTGTGGTTTGGCTGGAG CTGTGGGTGGGTATGCCAGCCTGGTACGTGGCAGCGTGCCGTGCCAATGTCAAAAGCGGCGCCATCATGTCAGCGCTGTCGGACACAGAGATCCAAAGGGAGATAGGCATCAGCAACCCGCTTCATCGTCTGAAACTTCGCCTGGCTATCCAGGAAATCATGTCTCTCACTAGCCCATCTGCCCCGCCCACCTCAAGAACG ACTTTGGCATATGGAGACATGAATCATGAGTGGATTGGTAACGAATGGCTACCCAGCCTCGGTTTACCACAGTACCGCTCCTACTTCATGGAGTCCCTAGTAGATGCCCGTATGCTTGACCACCTCACCAAGAAGGACCTCAGAGGACAGCTCAAGATGGTAGACAGCTTCCACAG GAATAGTTTTCAGTGTGGAGTGATGTGTCTGAGGAGGCTCAACTACGACAGGAAGGAGCTGGAGAGGAAGCGAGAGGAGTCTCAGCTAGAGATGAGAG ATGTGCTGGTGTGGAGTAATGAACGTTTGATTAGCTGGGTTCAGGCCATCGGACTTAAAGAGTACAGCAGCAACCTGTATGAGAGCGGAGTCCACGGGGCACTGCTCGCCCTTGATGAAACCTTTGACTACAACACCCTGGCTCTACTGTTACAGATTccaacacagaacacacag GCCAGAGCAACTCTTGAGCGTGAATTCAACAGTCTGATGGCCATTGGTACAGAGAGAAGAGTGGAAGAG GATGATGATAAGAACTTTCGCCGAGCTCCATCGTGGAGGAAGAAGTTCAGGCCCAAAGACATGAGGGGAGTCTCCTTGGGCGTGTCGGACACACTCCCTGCCAACTTCCGGgtgaccagcagcagcagcgcggcATCTCCCTCCACACAGCCAAAGAGGAGTCCAATGGATG